The genomic stretch aaggaaaaaagaaaaacagaagtcATTAAAAGGATCTCTTGTTTTTAAGCCCCCATTGATATACAACCGGCTGATCATGCACGCTCAACTGCCCCACACCATTCCTTCATACCTCAAAATATTCCTCGGGAAGATAGAACTTTAAACCGATGGCCTGCAACAAGAAAGACAAATTTATACAAGCCCTGATATGACAGTTTCTCTTGGCCATTGGCAGTGCTTGCTGCAGATACGACTAATATTGGAATTTTCAACTACAAGCAGAAGTAATTCTAAACAGAGCGATAACACGGGACAGATAAAAGCAATATGCAATTGCAAAAACGTAATGATGCAGAGAGCAGTAAATGTTTCGACTAAGTTTCTAATACCTGAGCAAATTTGATGTCAGCATCACTATGGTCGTTGATTCTCCCAGCAGCATCACCAACGTAAAAAGATCTAGAATTCAAATGCAGATGTTATATTACATAAGAATATTTGTCCAGTCCAAGAACAGATGGCACAGGAATTGAATAAACAAGTCGCGAGGATACAAAGGGATGTAATGAACTAATCCCCAACCATCGGACAGTGTCACATCAATGATGCAGAAAAAGAAACCACCCTTACTTCTCCATATCGACCAAAATGCCAGAGTTGAAATACTTTGCCATAACATTCCACATTCCTGTTTTGGGTTTCCGATATGGATCTTCAGCCAGACCACTAGGCTTACTGACGCCACAAGCTATAAACACCTGCAGTAAGCATGCCAAGTCAGCtgcttcttcaaattttctgaaaTGACAGAATGTCATGAAATGAACTCGgaagttcttttttctttttcatcagtAAACTTGGGAGAAAGTTTTAAGAGGCAAGTATCGTATACTATCAGACCGTAGCTTTTAAAGGTAAGATTTCCTCCCACCACCCCCCTCAACCaaagagagacggagagactCACAAGCTACTATTTGAATAACATAGCAGGAAGGAGTAAACTGAAAGATTGAAGTTTCTCAACTTAGGCTAGAGATAGACGCTGTGCACTTCTAATCACATCCCCGTGCCATGCTCAAGTCATTTCTTTGGTTGAGTCGCAGGTGAAAAGCAAGAAAACATGCTGAACTACAGGCATGATAGAGGAAGATCAATTCAAAGGAAGAAATAATATCCTCAAAAGATCAAGCAACTCTGAGGTTTCAAAGAATCCACACCAAACAACATATTATAGAGAAAAACTCCCATTCAGAAGAtacatcacaatatcacatgAATTAGTAGTTTGATAATACCGTTAGAcaatttgagtcaatctttggCTACATCAATGAATGCTAACACCATGTTTATCAAATTGTACTACCTGAATTGGGACATTCACTAGCTTGATAAAGCCATTCAGTCTTCCTAATTTTGAGTCCACGGCCAcctgtctcttcttcttccagcgCTCAATGTTGGATTCATTGGTAAAGATTACCTAATCATAACAACGAAAAATTGCCCattaagaaggaggaggaatggAGTAGAGCTATAATCCAAAATTTAAATGAATAGAGCCGGATACAATACAGCGCTGTGTTCAATATTGTGATCTTTTGTCCTCATATGAAATCCATATGCAGGAGGAGTAAATGAAACTCACCAGCTTGTAGCCTTCATCATACAACTTCTGCAACTTCTCCGGAATGGAAGGATACAGAAGTGACCAAGCATCTGGACCTACTCTGAAGTGCAATTgtaatttaatgaaaatataCACAACTTGCTATCGAATTTACTGCTAAAAAGAACAATGATTGTTGTGCAAAAGGTTTTCACATTCACATATCTCAGCAAATCTCCTTGTGAAAAGAGGaggtaaattttcaaatgataCATCATTACTCAAAACATAGCTGATGTATCGTCAGGTGAAACTCAAAAAACTGTTTACccaaacataaaagaaaaaaatcaatcaacatgGGTTGCTTCGATACCTTTTTACAGATGTATTCACCAGACAACCATCAAAATCAAATGCGGCGATTTTACTTGAATCATGAAGCCCTTCGTCCTACATTAAACCCAAAACAAATGCAAACAGTATCAaccattttccaaaaaatgtgaCCAAGTGATGACCCCATATATAAGAGGCCAGTACAAATCACAAATACAATCACGTGCCAAATTGAATTCCAAATGAAATAATTGTTCACCTCAAACCACGTGCATGATGACAAACATGTTAATCAGCATTGAATGATGAACAAAATTCTAAACCACAACATCTGGACAATGACAGTCCAAGTATGACTATAATACTTATTAATTCATAGGAAGAATAAACAGCACAAAATAAATCATCAACATTTAGATGGGTACATAACAAACCTCTAGCTAAACCATTAATTTAACAGTCAATACGTAACCTTCAACAGAAAAACACAAACATATCCGTTTCCTTGTGACCAACACATAGATACGAAATAACATGATTATTTTACTCCATCTCTACCTTACCAAGAAAATCCATCAAGATCATTCTGAAGACAGATATCTCACCcgttcaaaaaaataattgtctCAAAAGCTTTCCATTTTGGTGATAGTTTGGCATCCTGGACGATAAAAAACTTATGTTTGTGAGACAAGCTGACAGACTACTAAACCACACAGGAGAAAAAATGCTAATTGTTGGGCATATAACAGTATAAAGATATCCCAAAGACATTGAGCTGCCCTGAAAGAACGACATATCCAGAAAGAATATCAACCTTGTAATTGTCCTTGATTGCAGATATTGAAAGGGTGATTCCCACCTTATCTTCGTCTTCAGGTAGAGCCAACTGGATCAAATGCATGCACAAAATTAGCTGGCATAAAGAAACATCCCTACACCATAACTCTTTCTTAAGGTGTCCCCATTATGCAAGGGCAAGCTTGACTTAAGTTTGCAAAAGTGAGTGCCAAAAACTCATGCCATTTTGATAAAGGTAAAAATGCATAAGAAATACTATTGAGATTGAAACTGCAAGCTATAACCTTGGCTCTTCTAAGATGCTTACCTGTACTTTTGCAGCATTTCCTTCCTCTGCTTCATTTTCCCCACCATCATCTCTTTCTTGAATCTATTGAAATAAGCAATAAGAAAGGGGAAAGCCATATGTCGAAATATATAGATGAATAAGCACATGAGTTAGGAGACGAAATACAAGATCAATGAGCATCATTCCTCAAATGGCCTTTGCATACCTTACGCTTTTTCACATATTTCTCCTCcgtttcattttcttcatctttattCCTTTCTTGAATCTTCCAAAGAGTTCAGTGCAAAAAGTTCAAACTTTTATatcacaagagcaaattgaGAATGtcaaaagataaacaaaagaTACATGCCTCTTCTGGAGTTTTCTTGCAGCTGCCTAACAATCCCTTTAGAGACTCTTGGTCACTACTCTGTGAACTCATGCAGATGAGCAAGTTATTAAACCTCCACAGCTAGTAATAAGTCGCCATCTAACAATATCTAATGgaaaaatatactaaaatataTCAGGTAGATAAACGATGGGTTCATCTTCAGCCagtttaggatagaaaattACACAACGCCAAACCATACTCTTTTCCCAGACTCATGAGCATGGACACAAATCCTCCATTTTCACTTTCATTACACTGACTTGCTTATAACAGGAATGGAACAATGAAACTTCAAAGTCTAGGCACACAAGCTTATcccaaaaatgaaaactaataACAATAAATCGAATCAAACCTTCAAAAGAGAGAACCCTTTGATCGCCTCTATTGAACTCATAGAATCTGGATCAAAAGGAAAGCAATTCATGTGGTGCCAACTGGTCATATCAAAACCTCGAGAATCTCTACTCACTAGCCCCAACCTAAcagcatttttgtcaattgtcTTGAAACACTTCTTGCATGAAGACCGGTTTGACTTAGCGTATTCCACAACAGTTTTTGAAGAAGTCGCCATTGCAACACCAGAGAAGCAGCAAAAGGAAATCGACCTTATTTCTTGCAAATGCAAGTATGAATGTCTTGGGGACAATAAAGGTGACAAACAGAGGTTCTTGGTAAAGAAGACTAGGTACTTAATGTGAGGAGAACTGGAGGTAACTGGCACATTGACAATTGCTTGGCATGCCAGCCCTATGCTTGCCCTTCGTGTGGGATTAACGCAAAATGCTGCAGTACAAAAAATGCAACATTAAATCGGAACTTCCAATCACAAGCCAAAGGAGGTAGAATGGCATAAAGTGGAAACTGAGTAACAGAAGAACATGATGGAACGAACAAACCATCAACAAAAATGACAAAGTTCTTTTCTGGCACTAAGAAGGATTGGCTGCAATGATCCTCTCCCATTGTACTCCATTTCATATGCTGTTGTCAGTAACATCCAACTACTCAAGTATAACCCTAAAGTTCCCACATATTTCTTGTTAGTAATTTAGGTCTTCCCTCCCCACTTTTTCTCGACATATATGAAACATATCATTCCAAAATGTCCCAAAGTACAGCAACCCATTTACAAGATTACCGATTGAACtcaacaaaaaatcaaacaaacacCAAAAAGTAGCCATATCATTAGCTGTGCATTGAAACCAGCAACCACTGTATAAAGCAACCTTCACAGCTAATATGCTTCTGCACGTTTCTCGCATCACATAGTATCTCCAGCGTGCCCACATACCCACATATAGCCGTACGTCAACAGAAATTTTGACATACATCCCACCACAAAATCATGCCTTTTCATGCACTGATACATTTGAAGGCCATCATCCATGTGTCCAAATAGCAAACCACTGCAGATGGAATTCTTTCATCTTTAAGCAACGGACAGAGTCAACAGGACAACTCGAGACAAATTGGAATCGCAAATTCTCAActgaaaaacaggaaaaaaaaaaaaaaagggaggggaagGGGATGGGATGGAAGGTGAACTCTAGCCACTGTCTGATAACTGAAGTGGATTACTATGGAACTGCTCGTATCGCTCCCAATGACAACAAAAGTTTCTTGTCGATAGCTAATGAAATACAGTGTAAGCGCCTGGCAATCTACCCGGCTGATAGAGAACAAGCAAAAACACTAGAAAACGGGTACCATGTAGTTAAAAGACGAAAGCCCGAAAGCCTACTATCAAGACGAAAACCAACCGAAAGCAAAAGGATAAAAAGTTAGCGGCAAAAATTCCAATAGCAGGAGACGGTCGAAGCAACAGGACGAACCTTGTGCGTGTAATTTTGCATGCGAGCCTCATTCATCGTCGGCAGGTGAAGAAACTGGAACGAGGGAAGAGAGACGGCCTTCCATGGGAGAGGAGCATCCTCCAGTCTTGCTCTTCGGAATAACTGGGACGAGGTGGAGAAGGGGCGGTCCGTTCTCTGCTTCTTTCCTGGGCTTTCCGCCGAGCAGCTTCAGGCTTCAGCCCAGTACAAATCTGCTTCGGGCATTTGCTAGGAGAGAAGCCCCTTTTAATTTCCCCGTCAAATTTGTTCTAAAAGAAatattatctcaattttttttttgtgaagtttTCGAAAATATATGGTGGCTAAATGTTATCAATTGTAACGTTTTTTCACTATCTCATGCTTTTAATATCAgcgaaattccaaaaaagaaaaaaccacaaaaatttATTCATGGGACTGATTTCGCAACTATTTCGTCATCGACCAGTGAGATGTAATTGACATTTTTCAGTATCGCCATCCACAAGTGATTTTCCTAATATTTAATAACCAAAGTGGATATATTTCAGAATTTCTAAAACAATTCAAGAGTTTGAGATAAGGTTTCAGTGAATACAGAATCCCAAAGAGTAAAATGCAACTAATGGTGTTGGCATTGAccacgactctctctctctctgcattg from Rhodamnia argentea isolate NSW1041297 chromosome 2, ASM2092103v1, whole genome shotgun sequence encodes the following:
- the LOC115755067 gene encoding polynucleotide 3'-phosphatase ZDP, translated to MATSSKTVVEYAKSNRSSCKKCFKTIDKNAVRLGLVSRDSRGFDMTSWHHMNCFPFDPDSMSSIEAIKGFSLLKSSDQESLKGLLGSCKKTPEEIQERNKDEENETEEKYVKKRKIQERDDGGENEAEEGNAAKVQLALPEDEDKVGITLSISAIKDNYKDAKLSPKWKAFETIIFLNEDEGLHDSSKIAAFDFDGCLVNTSVKRVGPDAWSLLYPSIPEKLQKLYDEGYKLVIFTNESNIERWKKKRQVAVDSKLGRLNGFIKLVNVPIQVFIACGVSKPSGLAEDPYRKPKTGMWNVMAKYFNSGILVDMEKSFYVGDAAGRINDHSDADIKFAQAIGLKFYLPEEYFEV